TGATGATTGCCCAATCGCAACGACACTCGACGTGATTGGAGGAAAATGGAAAGTTCATATTTTATGTGTTTTGATGGATGGAAAAATGCGAACGAATGAAATCAAACGAGAAATCCCAAACATTACGCAAAAAGTTCTTACACAACAACTTCGGCAACTTGAAGCTGATGGGATTATCCATCGTACTGTATATCAAGAAGTACCACCAAAGGTTGAGTACACAATAAGCGAACATGGAAAATCTTTAATGCAAATTATGGATGAGCTATTTGAATGGGGAAAAGATCATCAGATGAAGAGGTTAAATGAGTAAAAGAACTCTACTTACTGTGTTACATCTTCTATGTCAAAAATTCTTCTGAAATTTTATAATAGGGGTATCGTCACATCACTATTAAGCTAACAAAAAATACCCCTAAAATGAAAAAAAGTTTATTTCTCAAAGGAATTAACTGTAGTGAAAGAAAATTACATATTCTTATAAATATAGCTCTTATGTAAAATCCTAAAAAATTATGGGAACAAAATTTCTTTCTTATTCTCATCTTACTGTTAAATTCAAGAAATTCAGCATTTAAACTAAACTTGATAATATCGCTTTTGTACGATTGTCCGTTACCTCATAATAAATTTCTAATCCTTTCCGAGTACCTGTAACGATTTTAGCGGCTTTTAGTTTGGACAAATGCTGACTAATTGTACTTTGGGGCATTTGTAAAACTCCATACATTGTTGTTACATTCGTAGGGCCTTTTGCAAGCATTATTTTTACTAAGGATAAACGGACAGGATGTGCCAATACCTTTAATACTTCAGCGATTTCTTCATACATTTCTTTTGTTTTTTTCATATTTTTTCTCCCCTTTTATATAAATATTAATGATATCCATATATATAATTCGAAAGGATACACCATTTTGTGTCCGTCATTTAAAAAATTTAAATAATAAAAATTTCTCTAGTTTGAAACTAGAGGGGTTTATTAACATGAAACGAATTCTCATATTCTATAGATTCTTCTTTCC
This genomic interval from Bacillus cereus contains the following:
- a CDS encoding winged helix-turn-helix transcriptional regulator, whose product is MNQNDDCPIATTLDVIGGKWKVHILCVLMDGKMRTNEIKREIPNITQKVLTQQLRQLEADGIIHRTVYQEVPPKVEYTISEHGKSLMQIMDELFEWGKDHQMKRLNE
- a CDS encoding ArsR/SmtB family transcription factor; this translates as MKKTKEMYEEIAEVLKVLAHPVRLSLVKIMLAKGPTNVTTMYGVLQMPQSTISQHLSKLKAAKIVTGTRKGLEIYYEVTDNRTKAILSSLV